A single Pseudomonas putida DNA region contains:
- a CDS encoding FAD-dependent oxidoreductase has protein sequence MPFALLKYGLSADYPVEVDLPPPCELKPRYDVVIIGGGGHGLAIAYYLARYHGVTNVAVLEKAYLGGGNTARNTAVIRSNYLTSEGVRFYAESVRMFQNLSNEFDFNIMYSERGQLTLAHTDATVRAFRQRAEVNKHFGGRTEMIDRQQIRELVPSLNLDPGHLPVLAGLWHIDGATARHDAVAWGYAKQAAKRGVEIHQLTEVQDLLIRNGRIEAVKTNRGTVQCGCVVQAVAGASSLLMAKAGIRAPIHTYPLQAMVTQPFKPFLDPLVSSSALHCYVQQTSRGEIVFGGGSDPYPLYNTRSTLDLKESLLAHAIEMFPFMANAKLMRQWAGMTDMTPDYSPIMGLSPVENYYLDAGWGTWGFKATPICGKTMAELVASGGKVPDMIAPFALERFSRFQQVNEMGATAASH, from the coding sequence ATGCCTTTCGCCCTGCTGAAATACGGCCTGAGCGCCGACTACCCGGTGGAGGTCGACCTGCCGCCACCGTGCGAACTCAAGCCACGCTACGACGTGGTGATCATCGGCGGCGGCGGCCATGGCCTGGCCATCGCCTACTACCTGGCCAGGTATCACGGCGTGACCAATGTCGCGGTGCTGGAAAAGGCCTACCTGGGCGGCGGCAACACTGCGCGCAACACGGCGGTGATCCGCTCCAACTACCTGACTTCGGAGGGCGTGCGCTTCTACGCAGAATCGGTGCGGATGTTCCAGAACCTGTCCAACGAATTCGACTTCAACATCATGTACTCCGAGCGTGGCCAACTGACCTTGGCGCACACCGACGCCACGGTGCGCGCCTTCCGCCAGCGCGCCGAAGTCAACAAGCACTTCGGCGGGCGCACCGAAATGATCGACCGCCAGCAGATCCGCGAGCTGGTGCCAAGCCTGAACCTCGACCCCGGGCACTTGCCGGTGCTCGCCGGGCTGTGGCACATCGATGGCGCCACCGCGCGCCACGACGCAGTGGCCTGGGGCTACGCCAAGCAGGCCGCCAAGCGCGGCGTGGAGATCCACCAGCTGACCGAAGTGCAGGACCTGTTGATCCGCAACGGCCGCATCGAAGCGGTCAAGACCAACCGTGGCACCGTGCAGTGCGGTTGCGTGGTGCAGGCGGTGGCCGGTGCCAGTTCGCTACTGATGGCCAAGGCCGGCATCCGTGCGCCGATCCACACCTACCCGCTGCAAGCCATGGTCACCCAGCCATTCAAACCGTTCCTTGACCCGCTGGTGAGCTCTTCGGCACTGCACTGCTACGTGCAGCAGACCAGCCGTGGCGAGATCGTCTTCGGCGGCGGCTCCGACCCGTACCCGCTGTACAACACCCGCTCCACCCTCGACCTCAAGGAAAGCCTGCTGGCCCATGCCATCGAGATGTTCCCGTTCATGGCCAACGCCAAGCTGATGCGCCAGTGGGCCGGGATGACCGACATGACCCCGGACTACAGCCCGATCATGGGCCTGTCGCCGGTCGAGAACTATTACCTGGACGCCGGCTGGGGCACTTGGGGCTTCAAGGCGACGCCGATCTGCGGCAAGACCATGGCCGAGCTGGTCGCCAGCGGCGGCAAGGTGCCAGACATGATTGCGCCATTTGCCCTGGAGCGCTTCAGCCGCTTCCAGCAAGTCAACGAAATGGGCGCCACCGCGGCCAGCCACTAG
- the folD gene encoding bifunctional methylenetetrahydrofolate dehydrogenase/methenyltetrahydrofolate cyclohydrolase FolD, translating into MNAIPSIKLIDGKATAARVLAEVREQVQSLRQAGVQPGLAVVLVGADAASQVYVRNKVLRAEEVGIRSLEHRLPADTTQAQLLTLIDRLNRDSGVNGILVQLPLPEHVDEHRILQAISPLKDVDGFHSENVGGLAQGRDVLTPCTPSGCMRLLRDACGELRGKHALVVGRSNIVGKPMAALLLQADCTVTVVHSRSRDLPALCRQADIVVAAVGKPRLIGADWLKPGAVVIDVGINRIEEAGHSRLVGDVDFAAALPQVAAITPVPGGVGPMTIAYLMKNTLLALDLQQQAAHQERTACLSPC; encoded by the coding sequence ATGAACGCCATCCCCAGCATCAAGCTGATCGACGGCAAGGCCACTGCGGCGCGGGTGCTGGCCGAGGTCCGCGAGCAGGTGCAGAGCTTGCGCCAGGCTGGCGTGCAGCCGGGCCTGGCGGTGGTATTGGTCGGGGCCGACGCGGCCAGCCAGGTGTATGTGCGCAACAAGGTGCTGCGTGCCGAGGAAGTGGGCATCCGTTCGCTGGAACACCGCCTGCCTGCCGACACCACCCAGGCGCAGCTGCTGACCTTGATCGACCGGCTCAACCGTGACTCCGGGGTCAACGGCATCCTCGTGCAACTGCCGTTGCCCGAGCATGTGGACGAACACCGCATTCTGCAGGCGATCAGCCCACTGAAGGACGTCGACGGTTTCCACAGCGAAAACGTCGGCGGCCTGGCCCAGGGGCGTGACGTGCTCACCCCCTGCACACCCAGCGGCTGCATGCGTTTGCTGCGCGATGCCTGCGGCGAATTGCGCGGCAAGCATGCGTTGGTGGTCGGCCGCTCGAACATCGTCGGCAAACCCATGGCCGCCCTGCTGCTGCAGGCCGACTGCACGGTGACCGTGGTGCACTCGCGCAGCCGCGACTTGCCAGCACTGTGCCGCCAGGCCGATATCGTCGTCGCCGCCGTCGGCAAGCCGCGCCTGATCGGTGCCGACTGGCTCAAGCCCGGCGCGGTGGTGATCGACGTCGGCATCAATCGCATCGAGGAGGCCGGCCACAGCCGCCTGGTCGGTGACGTCGACTTCGCCGCCGCACTGCCACAGGTCGCCGCCATCACCCCGGTACCCGGCGGCGTCGGCCCGATGACCATCGCCTACCTGATGAAAAACACCCTGCTCGCCCTCGACCTGCAGCAACAGGCCGCCCACCAGGAGCGCACCGCATGCCTTTCGCCCTGCTGA
- the purU gene encoding formyltetrahydrofolate deformylase: protein MHPAPDHFILRVSCPAVSGIVAAVTTYLAEHGCYISEMAQFDDEDNGRFFMRAVFRYNTGITGDTPQLQAGFTDVARRFDMDWSLHSSARPLRVLLMVSKFDHCLADLLYRHAKGELDMQITAVVSNHLDLRPMAERQGIRFVYLPVTKETKAEQEAALMRIVEDTGTELVVLARYMQILSDDLCRQLSGRAINIHHSFLPGFKGAKPYHQAYQRGVKLIGATAHYVTSDLDEGPIIEQEVQRVDHAYAPDDLVAIGRDTETIALSRAVKYHLEHRVFLNHDRTVIFK, encoded by the coding sequence ATGCACCCCGCTCCCGATCATTTCATCCTGCGCGTCAGTTGCCCGGCCGTGTCCGGCATCGTCGCCGCGGTGACCACATACCTGGCCGAGCACGGTTGCTACATCAGCGAGATGGCGCAGTTCGACGACGAGGACAATGGCCGCTTCTTCATGCGCGCCGTGTTCCGCTATAACACCGGCATCACTGGTGACACCCCGCAACTGCAAGCGGGCTTTACCGACGTGGCCCGGCGTTTCGACATGGACTGGAGCCTGCACAGCAGTGCCCGGCCGCTGCGCGTGTTGCTGATGGTCAGCAAGTTCGACCACTGCCTGGCCGACCTGCTCTACCGCCACGCCAAGGGCGAGCTGGACATGCAGATCACCGCCGTGGTCTCCAACCACCTCGACCTGCGGCCGATGGCCGAGCGCCAGGGCATCCGCTTCGTCTACCTGCCGGTGACCAAGGAGACCAAGGCCGAGCAGGAAGCCGCGCTGATGCGCATCGTCGAGGACACCGGCACCGAGCTGGTGGTGCTTGCGCGCTACATGCAGATTCTCTCCGATGACCTGTGTCGCCAGCTGTCGGGCCGGGCGATCAACATCCACCACTCGTTCCTGCCCGGCTTCAAGGGAGCCAAACCCTATCACCAGGCCTACCAGCGCGGGGTCAAGCTGATCGGCGCCACCGCCCATTACGTCACCAGCGACCTCGACGAAGGCCCGATCATCGAACAGGAAGTGCAGCGCGTGGACCACGCCTACGCCCCCGACGACCTGGTGGCGATCGGCCGCGACACCGAGACCATCGCCCTGTCCCGCGCAGTGAAGTACCACCTCGAACACCGGGTGTTCCTCAACCACGACCGCACGGTGATCTTCAAATGA
- a CDS encoding MbtH family protein: protein MTSVFDRDDIQFQVVVNHEEQYSIWPDYKAIPEGWRAVGKSGLKKDCLAYIDEVWTDMRPLSLRQQMAEAAAQ, encoded by the coding sequence ATGACTTCCGTATTCGACCGCGACGATATCCAGTTCCAGGTAGTGGTCAACCACGAAGAGCAATATTCCATCTGGCCGGACTACAAGGCCATCCCCGAAGGCTGGCGCGCAGTGGGCAAGAGCGGCCTGAAGAAGGACTGCCTGGCCTACATCGACGAAGTGTGGACCGACATGCGCCCCCTGAGCCTGCGCCAGCAGATGGCTGAAGCTGCCGCCCAGTGA